TTTACGAAGTAGAAATTCAAGTAGGACATTACAGCAACTATCAAGCTGTTCCGACCTGTGGACTTGCTACCAAAGACAGCATTATTGGTGATTTCGACGAGCCCCGTTATTTCGCAGATCCCCAGCGAATCGAATCCGAGATCATTTGGATGTCAGAAGGGTTTCTCGAATACAGAATTCCAAACTATCTTAAAGCAAATCAAACATTCCGCGAAATTCAATTCTCGATGGAAATCGGCTCTGAAGCTCCTGGATCTAATGATAACTATCCCTCCGACCTATATTTCTACTTGAATGGAATTGAAATCGGCTTCTGGACTAGTCCTGGTGATTTCGGAGACACACGGGGAACGTTTAATCCAGACTGGTGGCCACCACATTTAAATCAGTACGGCATGCTCAAACTGATCCGTATTAATAATGAAGGTAGCTTTATTGATGGCTGCCGAATTTCTGACGTAACGCTGGATGACATCCAGTTAGATTACAAGAGCGAGCTCACTTTCCGTATCGCTGTAACGGACAAACCCGTAAACAAACGTGGGCTTACCATTTATGGCAAACATTTCGGAAATTATAGCCAAGACCTACTCGCACGTGTATTATATGATGTACATGAAGTAGAAATTGGTGTTTCTCGTACTGCTGTTACCCTATCAGAGTAAAGCAATTCCTAAACAAGAAGACCTTAGAACCA
This window of the Paenibacillus sp. FSL R10-2734 genome carries:
- a CDS encoding winged helix-turn-helix transcriptional regulator, which encodes MIYIKDLMSGLEIFKALSSEIRILILELLATNQALNLNEIAKKLNLSNGAITMHIKKLEESGLIEINTSVGKHGIQKVCYLNKDKLIVDLRSKDVDNLYEVEIQVGHYSNYQAVPTCGLATKDSIIGDFDEPRYFADPQRIESEIIWMSEGFLEYRIPNYLKANQTFREIQFSMEIGSEAPGSNDNYPSDLYFYLNGIEIGFWTSPGDFGDTRGTFNPDWWPPHLNQYGMLKLIRINNEGSFIDGCRISDVTLDDIQLDYKSELTFRIAVTDKPVNKRGLTIYGKHFGNYSQDLLARVLYDVHEVEIGVSRTAVTLSE